Proteins from one Oncorhynchus masou masou isolate Uvic2021 chromosome 12, UVic_Omas_1.1, whole genome shotgun sequence genomic window:
- the LOC135550090 gene encoding protein Bouncer-like yields MNKLMWGCVALVGLFAVAESLKCNTCTVGLSSLCFMGSTLECNIDQPNCFTAQAVFNATNMVNLKRKGCLATTFCNTTSTGSILTAGYTVTQTCCSTDQCNGAVAIQLPLTVALGAALVAIWSTFT; encoded by the exons ATGAACAAATTAATGTGGGGATGTGTGGCGCTGGTGGGACTCTTTGCTGTCG CCGAGTCCCTGAAGTGCAACACATGTACTGTGGGGTTGTCCAGCCTTTGTTTTATGGGTTCAACTTTAGAATGTAACATCGACCAGCCCAACTGCTTCACTGCACAAGCAG TGTTCAATGCCACTAACATGGTGAATCTCAAGCGCAAGGGTTGCCTGGCCACAACTTTCTGCAACACCACATCCACTGGTAGCATCCTGACAGCCGGCTACACCGTCACACAGACCTGCTGCAGCACCGACCAGTGCAATGGGGCCGTAGCCATCCAACTCCCTCTCACTGTGGCCCTTGGTGCCGCCCTGGTGGCCATCTGGAGCACTTTCACTTAA